TACCAGCAGAAGCAGTTGATTTTACTGAAGCTGCAGATAAAACAATTCACACTGTTGTTCACGTTAAAAATGTTTCGAGAAGAACCGTAAGCAATCCTATGATGGAATTTTTCTATGGATATGGCGGACAGCAGCAGCAAGAACAAGTAGGAACCGGATCTGGTGTTATTATTTCTGAAGATGGTTATATCGTGACAAACAATCATGTTATTAAAGACGCAACCGAAATTGAAATAACCCTCAACAATAAAAAATCATATAAAGCGAAATTAGTTGGTACAGATTCTAAAATGGACATTGCATTATTGAAAATTAATGCTGATGAAAAACTGCCTTATACTGCTTTCGCCAATTCAGATTCTGTTAAAGTAGGTGAATGGGTTTTAGCCGTTGGAAATCCATACAATTTAACTTCAACAGTTACAGCCGGAATTGTTTCGGCGAAAGCCAGAAATTTAGATCAAAGCGGAATCCAGTCATTTATTCAAACTGATGCTGCTGTGAACCCTGGAAACTCTGGTGGAGCTTTAGTAAATACCAGAGGAGAATTGATTGGAATTAACACTATGATTTCTTCTATGACAGGTTCTTATGTTGGATATTCTTTTGCAGTTCCCTCAAATATTGCCCGAAAAATTATTGAAGATATAATGGAGTACGGAAATGTTCAAAGAGGAATTCTGGGTGTTGAAGGCGGCGAATTAAACAGTACTGCTTCAAAAGAATTAGGGATTACTGAAACGCAAGGTTTCTACATCAATAAAGTTTCTAAAAATTCGGGTGCCGAAAAAGCGGGTCTTACTAAAGGTGATATTATTGTAAAACTAGATGAACAAAACATTTCGACTTTTGCTGACCTTTCAGGTTACATTAATACAAAACGTCCAAATGATGTTGTTAAAGTAACTTATATTAAAGATGGAAAAACAAAAACTGTTCCTGTAACTTTAAGCAAAAATGAGTTTTTCAGCACTGAATTTAAAGGAATTGAGTTAGAAAATATTGATGCTGTTGATAAAAAGAGATTCAAAATTGATTATGGTGTAAAAATCAAAAACATCACAAATGAAAATTTGATGCAGTATCAAAATGAACTTCAAGGAAATATTATTTTAAGTATTGATAATATAAAAGCAACGAATGTTGAAACTGTTTCCAAACTGTTAAGCAAAAAAGATGAAGGACAGAGTGTTCGTATCGAAATGATTAACAAAAACGGAGAAATATTTAGAATTATAATTTAAGTCGCAGTATTCAGTCTCAGTTGACAGTCTCAATTTTCAGTCTGTTTGTAAACTGTCAACTGTGACTGTGACTGAAAACTTAAAAAAAGCCATCTTAAAAAATTAAGGTGGCTTTTTCATTTTCAAAAATAAATGCTAAAATAGTTTACGAAATCGATTGAAATAGATACTTTTGCGCCAAATTATAAAATAAGTGAGCGTTTTATTATTTCAATTTAATCAATTATGAATAAAAATTCTTTATACCAAAAAGAGGTATCATTACAAGTCGACCGAAGAAGAGCTGGTGTCGAATTAATTAAAGTAATTAGTGATTTATGGTATGACAAATCCATTGAAATGGTTTTATTTAAAAACCAGCTGTTGGATAAAAATGTTAGTGATATTATTAATCTTCACCAATATGCAGGTGAGTTTGTGGGCAAACCTATTACGATTTTTGACTCTGTAGAAATAGCCAAAGTTGTTCTGTCTTTGGATCTTCCGCCTGCAAAAATTGATCTTGGTAAATTAACTTATGAATATCGTTTAGAAGACGAAAAATACCCTGATGCAAGATATTTTGTTATCGAAAAATTAAAAAAGGCAAAAACATCAAAAGAAATTCTTCCTAAAGATGTTGTTCTTTATGGTTTTGGAAGAATCGGGCGTTTATTAGCGAGAGAATTAATGTCTAAAACCGGAAAAGGAAATCAGTTACGACTTAGAGCTATTGTAACTCGTGATAAAAATGATGCATCAACTTTAGAAAAACGAGCTTCATTATTGCGTTATGATTCTATTCACGGAGATTTTCAAGGATCTGTAATTGCTGATCCAAAAAATAATGCTCTAATCATTAACGGAACTACAGTTCATATTATTACAGCAAATTCTCCAGAAGAAATCGATTATACTCAATACGAAATTAACGACGCTTTATTGATCGACAATACAGGTGCTTATACTACTGAAGAAGCTTTAAAAAGACATTTAAAATCTAATGGAATTGACAAAGTTTTATTAACTGCTCCAGGGAAAGGAGTTCCTAATATTGTTTATGGCGTAAATCACAACGAATACAATCCTGATGAAGTTAACATTTTTTCAGCAGCTTCATGTACAACTAATGCCATTACTCCAGTATTAAAAGCTGTTGAGGATACTTTAGGTGTTACAAAAGGCCATTTAGAAACCATTCATTCTTATACAAACGATCAGAATCTGGTTGACAATATGCACAGAAAATACCGTCGAGGAAGAGCCGCTGCTTTAAATATGGTTATTACTGAAACCGGAGCCGGAAGTGCCGTTGCAAAAGCTTTACCTTCTTTAGAAGGAAAATTAACTTCAAATGCCATACGAGTTCCTGTACCTAATGGATCTTTGGTTGTTTTAAATTTAGAAGTTAAAAAAGCGACTTCGATTGTCGGCGTTAATAAAATCATGAAAAAATATGCTCTTGAGGGAGAACTGGTAGAGCAAATTAAATATTCATTAAATAACGAATTGGTGTCATCTGATATCGTTGGAACTTCAGCTCCGTCTATTTATGACAGCAACGCCACTATCGTTTCTAAAGACGGAAAAAACATTGTTCTTTATATATGGTACGATAATGAATATGGCTATAGTCATCAGGTAATTCGTCTTGCAAAATATATTGCCAAAGTAAGACGTTATACTTATTATTAATTCACAATCAAACTAACTTTTTTTAAACCATCAAGTTTTCTTGGTGGTTTTTTCTGTTTTAAATAGGAAGTACTGTTGTGCTTTTTACTTCAGAAATTACAAAAACAGTATTAATGAGTGAAACTTCGGGCAGTACAGATAATTTCTTTTGATGGAAATGATGGTAACTTTCCATATCCGGAATTATAATTTTCAGCATATAATCAAAGTTTCCTGAAACATAATTACATTCCACGACTTCTGGTAAATTCAAAATCGACTGATTAAATCCTTCGGAAGTATCATAAGTCTGTTTTGTTAGTGTAACCTGACAGTAAACCGTTAAATTATTACCTAATTTTTTCTTATCTAAAAGTGTCACATATTTCTCTATAACACCTTCTTTTTCAAGACGTTTAACCCGATCATGAACAGGTGTTAGAGACAAATTTATTTTGTTTGCAATATCTTTTAAAGTGTAATGTGCATCTTCCTGAAGAAGACGTAAGATTTTTTTGTCAATTTCATCTAAAGCCATAACGAAAACGTTTGATTAAAATATCACAAATTCAGTCTTTTTTTCTTTTTAGAGAATAGTTTTTCGTCTAATAAAGAAATTTTTTCTGTAAAATTAAAAAATAAAATAATATTTTCTTATTTATAACAGATTAAACCATAATTTATTCTCTATCTGTAGATTTGTAAAACAATTTCAATAAAAAATAAAAAATATAACAACATGATAATAGGTGTTCCAAAAGAAATTAAAAATAATGAGAACAGAGTTGCTTTAACCCCTTCTGGTGTTTCAGAAATGAAAAAACACGGACATACAGTTTATGTTCAAGCTACTGCTGGTTTAGGAAGCGGTTTTGCAGATGAAGAATATGCTCAGGCTGGCGCAGTAGTTTTACCAACTATAGAAGACGTTTATGCAATTGCAGAAATGATCATTAAAGTAAAAGAGCCTATAGCTTCTGAATACCCTTTAATCAAAAAAGATCAATTATTATTTACTTATTTTCACTTTGCATCTTCAGAAGAATTAACACACGCTATGCTTGAAAAAGGAGCTGTTTGTTTAGCTTATGAAACTGTTGAAAAAACAGACCATAGTTTGCCATTATTAGTTCCAATGTCTGAAGTTGCTGGTCGTATGGCAATTCAACAAGGTGCAAAATACTTAGAGAAACCAT
The sequence above is a segment of the Flavobacterium sp. genome. Coding sequences within it:
- a CDS encoding Lrp/AsnC family transcriptional regulator → MALDEIDKKILRLLQEDAHYTLKDIANKINLSLTPVHDRVKRLEKEGVIEKYVTLLDKKKLGNNLTVYCQVTLTKQTYDTSEGFNQSILNLPEVVECNYVSGNFDYMLKIIIPDMESYHHFHQKKLSVLPEVSLINTVFVISEVKSTTVLPI
- a CDS encoding trypsin-like peptidase domain-containing protein, which produces MKKFSTLFLVSLLSGATTLGAYKLLFDGSDSFFGKGNSVVTLAPNSYGKTVGLPAEAVDFTEAADKTIHTVVHVKNVSRRTVSNPMMEFFYGYGGQQQQEQVGTGSGVIISEDGYIVTNNHVIKDATEIEITLNNKKSYKAKLVGTDSKMDIALLKINADEKLPYTAFANSDSVKVGEWVLAVGNPYNLTSTVTAGIVSAKARNLDQSGIQSFIQTDAAVNPGNSGGALVNTRGELIGINTMISSMTGSYVGYSFAVPSNIARKIIEDIMEYGNVQRGILGVEGGELNSTASKELGITETQGFYINKVSKNSGAEKAGLTKGDIIVKLDEQNISTFADLSGYINTKRPNDVVKVTYIKDGKTKTVPVTLSKNEFFSTEFKGIELENIDAVDKKRFKIDYGVKIKNITNENLMQYQNELQGNIILSIDNIKATNVETVSKLLSKKDEGQSVRIEMINKNGEIFRIII
- a CDS encoding glyceraldehyde-3-phosphate dehydrogenase produces the protein MNKNSLYQKEVSLQVDRRRAGVELIKVISDLWYDKSIEMVLFKNQLLDKNVSDIINLHQYAGEFVGKPITIFDSVEIAKVVLSLDLPPAKIDLGKLTYEYRLEDEKYPDARYFVIEKLKKAKTSKEILPKDVVLYGFGRIGRLLARELMSKTGKGNQLRLRAIVTRDKNDASTLEKRASLLRYDSIHGDFQGSVIADPKNNALIINGTTVHIITANSPEEIDYTQYEINDALLIDNTGAYTTEEALKRHLKSNGIDKVLLTAPGKGVPNIVYGVNHNEYNPDEVNIFSAASCTTNAITPVLKAVEDTLGVTKGHLETIHSYTNDQNLVDNMHRKYRRGRAAALNMVITETGAGSAVAKALPSLEGKLTSNAIRVPVPNGSLVVLNLEVKKATSIVGVNKIMKKYALEGELVEQIKYSLNNELVSSDIVGTSAPSIYDSNATIVSKDGKNIVLYIWYDNEYGYSHQVIRLAKYIAKVRRYTYY